The Ignavibacteriales bacterium genome has a window encoding:
- a CDS encoding TlpA disulfide reductase family protein → MTICKYFEKSIVLGIFTGILIISNVSVSAGAGNPAASSNIYRRDSLKVGSVAPSFVMRDLLTDNAVFLRDYTGETLRDSWKNKNRYVVVLSFWATWCQPCKVEIPLLEKISEEMKNEPIKFFLINTMEKSELNEDTIRQVYMSRGYNVQCLLDPATRFAQLYTVHGLPMIVVIDKFGIVRKINRGYNENFHIELEKLIKELVQEKVGTKK, encoded by the coding sequence ATGACAATCTGTAAATATTTTGAAAAATCAATAGTACTTGGAATATTCACAGGTATTCTCATAATCTCAAATGTATCAGTTTCAGCAGGTGCCGGCAATCCAGCTGCATCTTCGAATATATATAGACGTGATTCCCTCAAGGTGGGCAGCGTAGCTCCATCTTTCGTTATGCGGGATCTTCTCACGGATAATGCCGTTTTTCTGCGCGATTACACGGGCGAGACTCTTCGTGATTCTTGGAAAAATAAAAACCGTTATGTTGTTGTTCTGAGTTTTTGGGCAACGTGGTGCCAGCCATGTAAAGTTGAGATCCCTCTTCTTGAAAAAATATCTGAGGAAATGAAGAATGAACCTATAAAATTCTTTCTTATCAACACCATGGAGAAATCCGAATTAAACGAAGATACGATCCGACAGGTATACATGTCGAGGGGGTACAATGTGCAATGTCTTCTCGATCCGGCAACGCGGTTTGCGCAGCTCTACACGGTGCATGGACTGCCCATGATTGTTGTCATAGATAAATTTGGAATTGTGCGCAAGATCAACCGCGGATATAATGAAAATTTCC